Within the Sphingobium baderi genome, the region GCCGCCCAGCGCGCCGAACAGGCAAAGGGGCTGCACGACGTCATGGCGGCGGCACAGAGCTTTTTCGAGGATCAATTGGGCGGCATCGACGGCGCAGAAGCCCGCGCCTATCTCCAGCGCCGCGGCATATCGGACGCCACGCGCCGCACTTTCGGTTTCGGCTATTCCCCGGACTCGCGCGGCAAGCTCAAAGTGGCCTTGCGCGATTTCGGCGATCCGATGCTGATTGAGGCAGGGCTGCTGATCGACCCTGACGGCGCCGAGCCGGAAGACAGCCAAGCCAGGAAACGCGACAGCTATGACCGTTTCCGCGGCCGCCTGATGCTCCCTATTCGTGACATTCGCGGCCGGGTGATTGCTTTTGGAGGCCGCATCATCGGCCAGGGCGAGCCCAAATATCTGAACTCCCCGGACACCCCCCTCTTCGACAAGGGCCGCACACTCTACAATATCGACCGCGCCTCCCCCGCCAGTCGCCAGTCGGGCCGCATCATCGTGGTAGAAGGCTATATGGATGTGATCGCGCTGGCGCAGGCCGGTTTCGCCGAAGCCGTCGCTCCGCTCGGCACCGCGCTGACCGAACATCAGATCGAGCGGCTATGGAAAATGGCGGACGTCCCCATCCTCTGCTTCGACGGCGATTCGGCAGGACAGAAGGCTGTGATCCGCGCCGCGACTCGGGCCCTGCCCCTGCTCCGCCCGGGCATGAGTCTAGCTTTCGCGACTCTTCCGGGCGGCCAGGACCCCGACGACCTCATCCGTGCCCAGGGCACCACCGCCATGGAAAGCGTGCTGGCAAGCGCCGAACCCTTGGTCGAACGCCTCTGGAAGCATGAGCAGGGCGTCGCGCCACTCGATACGCCCGAACAGCGGGCCGCGCTCAAACAGCGCCTGTCGGCCATTACGGACGCCATCGCGCATTCCGACGTGCGCGCTCATTATGTGCAGGCATTCCGCGAGCGTTACGACGCCCTGTTCTTCGCCCGCCGCCAGAGCGGCTTCACCCCCGGCCCCCGCCACAATCCGCGCGGCGCGAGCGGCGGCTGGCAACGCGACCGGCGCGGCAACTGGAAGCCGCCGCTTCCGCCCGCCGGGACCGAAGCCCGCGCCATCGGCGAAAGCGGCATGGAACAGCGTCTTTTGCGCGCGATTCTTGCCAGCCTGCTGCGTCATCCCGAACAGATCGCGCTCCACCGCGAAACACTTTCGGGACTACAGATCGCCGACTCCGCGCTCGCCCAATTGCTTGACGCGATGATTGCCGCATCATTCCGCAAAGAAACAGTTGAAAGACAGGGCCTCCTTACCATATTGGGGCAAGGTGAAGTGTATAATATGGCGAAGGGGATGCTCCGGGCCGACACGTTCACATTCACCCCCCACAGGATCACAGCCGACCCTGATCGCGTGGCGCGCGATCTGGATGAAGCTGTTCGGGTGATGGCGCAGGGACCGGAGTTGGAGGCAGCACTGGCGCAAGCCACGCGGCGATTTGAGAGCGAGGTCAGCGAAGAAAATTTCGCTGAGCAGCAGCGCATGAGGGCGCTGAAGGCGGATCACGATCGACGCTTGGCGGAACTGGCGCAGTCTGAAGACATTATCTGATTGAATAATCGCTCTTTTCGGAGCGGTGAAGTTTAAGGCGAATAAATGGCGACCAAAGCGAACGGCAAGGCTTCAGGTGAGGATACGGATACCGGCGACGCGCCGCTGCTCGATCTGAACGAGGCATCGGTCAAGAAGCTGATCGCCCGCGCGAAGAAGCGCGGCTATATCACCTATGACGAGTTGAACGACGCCCTGCCGCAGGACCAGATGTCCTCCGAGCAGATCGAGGACATCATGTCCGCGCTCAACGAAATGGGCGTCAACATCGTCGAGAATGAAGAAGCCAGCGAAGACGGCGACGATCAGCGCGACGATAATGACGACGACACGAACGAGGATAGCGCCGAGGATGATGGCGGCCCCAAGCTCGTTACTGAGAAAAAGAAGGAAACCGTCGATCGCACCGACGATCCGGTCCGCATGTATCTGCGCGAAATGGGCGCGGTGGAACTGCTCAGCCGCGAAGGCGAGATCGCCATCGCCAAGCGGATCGAGGCCGGCCGCGACACGATGATCCTGGGCCTGTGCGAAAGCCCCACGACCTTCAACGCAATCATCGAATGGTCGACCGCCCTCAACAATGGCGAAATGCAGCTTCGCGAGATCCTCGACCTCGACGCCATGCTATCCAAAGACCCAGCTCCGGAA harbors:
- the dnaG gene encoding DNA primase, which gives rise to MSLTPAFLDELRARTSLSALIGRTVKIQKAGREYKACCPFHNEKTPSFTINDEKGFYHCFGCGAHGDAIRWMTDQRGLPFMEAVKELAQTAGMEVPAPDPRAAQRAEQAKGLHDVMAAAQSFFEDQLGGIDGAEARAYLQRRGISDATRRTFGFGYSPDSRGKLKVALRDFGDPMLIEAGLLIDPDGAEPEDSQARKRDSYDRFRGRLMLPIRDIRGRVIAFGGRIIGQGEPKYLNSPDTPLFDKGRTLYNIDRASPASRQSGRIIVVEGYMDVIALAQAGFAEAVAPLGTALTEHQIERLWKMADVPILCFDGDSAGQKAVIRAATRALPLLRPGMSLAFATLPGGQDPDDLIRAQGTTAMESVLASAEPLVERLWKHEQGVAPLDTPEQRAALKQRLSAITDAIAHSDVRAHYVQAFRERYDALFFARRQSGFTPGPRHNPRGASGGWQRDRRGNWKPPLPPAGTEARAIGESGMEQRLLRAILASLLRHPEQIALHRETLSGLQIADSALAQLLDAMIAASFRKETVERQGLLTILGQGEVYNMAKGMLRADTFTFTPHRITADPDRVARDLDEAVRVMAQGPELEAALAQATRRFESEVSEENFAEQQRMRALKADHDRRLAELAQSEDII